From the Apis cerana isolate GH-2021 linkage group LG3, AcerK_1.0, whole genome shotgun sequence genome, one window contains:
- the LOC108004105 gene encoding zinc finger protein 62 homolog isoform X3 encodes MDAVEINTSDPSQNEEGTVSTVEICRVCLLGNVMLPGDGLPTRVCWMCADRLESAYEFKLQVEQADTVLREKFVTMNMKEELFFNEVEVHLEAGEQNENIGEMHVENDYQSANTLTSMSREEKSSLLKNQLTLLQTEKLNEQEEQSIAEQNSSTVIEEVIDQAITTEQTTEDCMNHEEEDIKIITNTPKNEEILKHENRDSDCLENISTVEHDYILQQKCILSNANQQEQLQQRHHQLTNSEESFQREDCTEYVNLLVKAADATKQERDDEGEKSITNTDIKAEIDSQNQNETRRSKRKLVRRNIETKRDSDEENYFENLNLTSRLKKSLDQSEKIFFLCYLCDKEFLSKNILKEHMHSHEEVRKALSLKKLPDTPQKNIYNLAKSPPSGKRSNKCPYCGKQYIYIISFSKHLKKHEREKEEGKDESMPLEISFHEDEHSLDFDDYEDTRRYSDIEYRKKAKQKKENIAREIGREGIEEEQNQNVYRKEDERNKIKSISNSDCGNNNNNNNKNNDHDDNDDDDDDDYDNDNQMIENRSIRIKTFTCDKCTEKFYTKRNLRKHTMSHTALKCSICEEEFDSLEKLRNHRTKHVIEGVLTEQELEMDTKNSINNEANNYETMDKESEEKNCGIENESLLPEIENNTSKKNDRSMEIHHHSGTNYNCKMCYQQFATKDLLQKHMEQHERIKTYKCTQCNKTFGNELTLRNHLIATNHKTFLHGQEYDPNKRIKRVAAKAAQKIIDKIKTEDGLEDYDEEENNDRINRAYSTDNNRNKREIFSQKRHNYKKELECASCNKKCNSKQSLTKHMEQHVKDEQQRGIKLEKQKQSTEKKERQKDCSNEEIDHSENRDDYDSDFESGLDWPMDNHECAKCKKRYSTKKSLLRHQLLHEEPNFECDICNVKFYRKDKLKAHYDKCSEKNPDQVRKCNICGDTFENNEILREHRAKHVTEGILTEEDLRDIEPRPEEKKPGEKIGRKRRTDIVGLECTECNKQYTSRKGLLRHIQVHEGKKYLCDICPKKFYRREHLKIHVAKHNMIKPYKCTRCTKRFIKEEQLTNHLSKHDRTFKKNKETDSSKRFLCEICSKSFTQSTTLIAHLRAHNGIKPYVCEVCSRPFTTNAYLKMHMRTHTQERPYICQYCSRAFARADTLANHLTSHTGEAKYHCKYCPKNFRRLKSLKEHVFIHTGQRPYACPTCDRRFNNNGSRYAHSKRCKQNFVQNQNRTQTLITQVQPAQNQQRVLQQTTLGQGQIVKAQNIKTITITRQPEPVTAQQTVMQHQEILMPLILPLTVTLTDVGEEVILPEGTKIFTTS; translated from the exons ATGGACGCCGTGGAAATAAATACCTCCGATCCGTCACAAAACGAAGAGGGCACTGTGTCGACGGTGGAAATATGTCGCGTTTGTCTTCTTGGCAATGTG ATGTTACCCGGGGATGGTTTACCAACGCGTGTATGTTGGATGTGTGCGGATAGACTTGAATCTGCGTATGAGTTTAAATTACAGGTGGAACAAGCGGATACGGTTCtcagagaaaaatttgttactatgaatatgaaagaagagttattttttaatgaagttGAAGTACATTTAGAGGCAGgagaacaaaatgaaaatataggaGAAATGCATGTAGAAAATGATTATCAAAGCGCCAATACACTTACATCAATGTCTAGAGAAGAGAAATCATCGCTTTTGAAGAATCAATTAACTTTGTTACAgacagaaaaattaaacgaacaaGAAGAACAATCTATAGCAG AACAGAATTCTAGCACGGTTATAGAGGAAGTAATTGATCAAGCGATTACTACTGAACAGACAACAGAAGATTGCATGAATcatgaagaagaagatattaaaattatcacaaaCACTCCCaagaatgaagaaatattaaaacacgAAAATAGAGATAGTGATtgtcttgaaaatatttcaacagtggaacatgattatatattacaacagAAATGTATATTATCTAATGCGAATCAACAAGAACAACTACAACAACGTCATCATCAACTTACTAATTCTGAAGAATCATTTCAGCGTGAAGATTGTACAGAATATGTAAATTTGTTGGTAAAAGCAGCAGATGCAACAAAACAAGAAAGAGATGATGAAGGAGAAAAATCTATTACAAATACAGATATTAAAGCAGAAATAGATTCTCAGAACCAAAATGAAACTAGAAGAAGCAAACGTAAATTAGTCCGACGAAACATCGAAACAAAACGAGATTCtgatgaagaaaattattttgaaaatttgaatttaacttCAAGATTGAAAAAATCCTTAGATCAatcggaaaaaattttttttctgtgcTACTTGTGTGACAAAGAGTTCTTATCAAAGAATATATTGAAAGAACATATGCATTCTCATGAAGAAGTTCGAAAAGCATTGTCTTTGAAAAAACTACCAGATACAccacaaaagaatatttacaatCTTGCAAAATCGCCTCCATCAGGTAAAAGATCGAACAAATGTCCCTATTGTggtaaacaatatatatatataatttcgttcagtaaacatttaaagaaacatgaaagagaaaaagaagagggaaaagaTGAATCAATGCCTTTAGAAATATCATTCCATGAAGATGAACACAGTTTAGATTTTGATGATTATGAAGATACACGACGATATTCAGATattgaatatcgaaaaaaggccaaacaaaaaaaagaaaacattgcTAGGGAAATAGGAAGGGAAGGAATAGAAGAAGAACAGAATCAAAATGTCTAtagaaaagaagatgaaaggaataaaattaaaagtattagtAATAGTGACTGTggaaacaataacaataacaataacaaaaataatgatcACGATGACaatgatgacgatgatgacGATGACTATGACAATGATAATCAAATGATAGAGAATCGCAGTATtcgtataaaaacatttacatGTGATAAGTGCacagagaaattttatacgaaacgTAATTTACGAAAACATACAATGTCGCATACTGCTCTTAAGTGCAGTATATGTGAAGAAGAATTCGATTCGCTAGAAAAATTAAGGAATCATCGAACAAAACACGTTATTGAAGGTGTGTTAACTGAACAAGAACTCGAAATGGATAcaaaaaattcgatcaataatgaagcaaataattatgaaacaatGGATAAAGAAAGTGAAGAAAAGAATTGCGGAATAGAAAATGAATCACTTTTgccagaaattgaaaataatacttcaaaaaaaaacgacAG AAGCATGGAGATTCATCATCATTCTGGAACCAACTATAATTGCAAGATGTGTTATCAACAATTTGCAACAAAGGATCTATTGCAGAAGCATATGGAACAACATGAACGTATAAAAACTTACAAATGTACACAATGTAATAAAACATTTGGTAATGAACTTACATTACGTAATCATCTTATAGCTACAAATCATAAAACTTTCCTTCATGGGCAAGAATATGATCCTAATAAACGTATTAAAAGAGTTGCTGCGAAAGCTgcacaaaaaattatagataaaattaaaactgaagATGGCTTAGAAGATtatgatgaagaagaaaataacgatAGGATAAATCGTGCTTATTCTACAGATAATAACCGGAATAAGCGAGAAATTTTTTCGCAAAAGagacataattataaaaaagaattggaatGTGCaagttgtaataaaaaatgtaattcaaaGCAATCATTAACAAAACATATGGAGCAACATGTGAAAGATGAACAACAACGAggtataaaattggaaaaacaaAAGCAAtcaacagaaaaaaaagaacgacaaAAGGATTGTTCTAATGAAGAGATAGATCATAGTGAAAACAGAGATGATTACGATTCAGATTTTGAAAGTGGTTTAGATTGGCCAATGGATAATCATGAATGCGCAAAATGTAAAAAACGATATAGTACGaaaaaatcgttgttacgTCACCAATTGCTACATGAAGAACCAAATTTCGAATGCGATATTTGTAACGTCAAATTCTACCGTAAAGACAAATTAAAAGCTCATTATGATAAATGTTCTGAGAAAAATCCCGATCAAgtaagaaaatgtaatatcTGTGGAGATACTTTCGAAAACAACGAAATTTTGCGAGAACATAGAGCAAAACATGTTACGGAGGGTATTCTTACAGAGGAAGATTTAAGAGATATTGAACCGCGACCTGAAGAGAAAAAACCAGGTGAAAAAATtggaaggaagagaagaacCGATATTGTAGGTTTAGAATGTACAGAATGTAACAAACAATATACATCAAGGAAAGGGCTTTTACGACATATTCAAGTTCATGAAGGAAAAAAGTACTTATGTGATATATgtccaaaaaaattttatagaagggaacatttaaaaatacatgtaGCGAaacataatatgattaaacCATATAAATGTACACGTTGTACAAAGCGTTTCATTAAAGAAGAACAATTAACAAATCATTTATCAAAGCATGAtcgaacatttaaaaaaaacaaagaaactgATAGCTCAAAAAGATTTCTTTGCGAGATTTGTTCCAAAAGTTTCACACAATCGACAACGTTAATTGCACATCTTAGAGCCCATAATGGCATAAAACCATATGTTTGCGAGGTTTGTTCACGACCATTTACAACGAACGCCtatttaaaaatgcatatGAGGACACATACTCAGGAACGACCATATATTTGTCAATATTGTTCACGAGCATTTGCTAGAGCTGATACTCTTGCTAATCATTTAACTTCACATACAGGCGAAGCTAAATATCATTGTAAATACTGTCCAAAGAATTTTCGTCGTCTTAAATCGCTCAAAGAACACGTTTTTATTCATACTGGTCAAAGACCTTATGCCTGTCCTACCTGTGACCGACGATTCAATAACAATGGAAGTCGTTACGCTCATAGTAAAAgatgtaaacaaaattttgtccAAAATCAGAATCGTACTCAAACATTAATTACACAAGTACAACCAGCTCAAAATCAACAAAGAGTGCTACAACAGACTACACTTGGACAAGGACAAATAGTAAAGgctcaaaatattaaaacaattactaTTACTAGGCAACCTGAACCAGTCACTGCTCAACAAACAGTTATGCAACATCAGGAGATATTAATGCCTTTAATTCTCCCTCTTACAGTCACTCTTACTGATGTTGGTGAAGAAGTAATTTTACCAGAAGGAACCAAAATATTTACtacatcataa
- the LOC108004105 gene encoding zinc finger protein 62 isoform X4: protein MLPGDGLPTRVCWMCADRLESAYEFKLQVEQADTVLREKFVTMNMKEELFFNEVEVHLEAGEQNENIGEMHVENDYQSANTLTSMSREEKSSLLKNQLTLLQTEKLNEQEEQSIAEQNSSTVIEEVIDQAITTEQTTEDCMNHEEEDIKIITNTPKNEEILKHENRDSDCLENISTVEHDYILQQKCILSNANQQEQLQQRHHQLTNSEESFQREDCTEYVNLLVKAADATKQERDDEGEKSITNTDIKAEIDSQNQNETRRSKRKLVRRNIETKRDSDEENYFENLNLTSRLKKSLDQSEKIFFLCYLCDKEFLSKNILKEHMHSHEEVRKALSLKKLPDTPQKNIYNLAKSPPSGKRSNKCPYCGKQYIYIISFSKHLKKHEREKEEGKDESMPLEISFHEDEHSLDFDDYEDTRRYSDIEYRKKAKQKKENIAREIGREGIEEEQNQNVYRKEDERNKIKSISNSDCGNNNNNNNKNNDHDDNDDDDDDDYDNDNQMIENRSIRIKTFTCDKCTEKFYTKRNLRKHTMSHTALKCSICEEEFDSLEKLRNHRTKHVIEGVLTEQELEMDTKNSINNEANNYETMDKESEEKNCGIENESLLPEIENNTSKKNDRSMEIHHHSGTNYNCKMCYQQFATKDLLQKHMEQHERIKTYKCTQCNKTFGNELTLRNHLIATNHKTFLHGQEYDPNKRIKRVAAKAAQKIIDKIKTEDGLEDYDEEENNDRINRAYSTDNNRNKREIFSQKRHNYKKELECASCNKKCNSKQSLTKHMEQHVKDEQQRGIKLEKQKQSTEKKERQKDCSNEEIDHSENRDDYDSDFESGLDWPMDNHECAKCKKRYSTKKSLLRHQLLHEEPNFECDICNVKFYRKDKLKAHYDKCSEKNPDQVRKCNICGDTFENNEILREHRAKHVTEGILTEEDLRDIEPRPEEKKPGEKIGRKRRTDIVGLECTECNKQYTSRKGLLRHIQVHEGKKYLCDICPKKFYRREHLKIHVAKHNMIKPYKCTRCTKRFIKEEQLTNHLSKHDRTFKKNKETDSSKRFLCEICSKSFTQSTTLIAHLRAHNGIKPYVCEVCSRPFTTNAYLKMHMRTHTQERPYICQYCSRAFARADTLANHLTSHTGEAKYHCKYCPKNFRRLKSLKEHVFIHTGQRPYACPTCDRRFNNNGSRYAHSKRCKQNFVQNQNRTQTLITQVQPAQNQQRVLQQTTLGQGQIVKAQNIKTITITRQPEPVTAQQTVMQHQEILMPLILPLTVTLTDVGEEVILPEGTKIFTTS, encoded by the exons ATGTTACCCGGGGATGGTTTACCAACGCGTGTATGTTGGATGTGTGCGGATAGACTTGAATCTGCGTATGAGTTTAAATTACAGGTGGAACAAGCGGATACGGTTCtcagagaaaaatttgttactatgaatatgaaagaagagttattttttaatgaagttGAAGTACATTTAGAGGCAGgagaacaaaatgaaaatataggaGAAATGCATGTAGAAAATGATTATCAAAGCGCCAATACACTTACATCAATGTCTAGAGAAGAGAAATCATCGCTTTTGAAGAATCAATTAACTTTGTTACAgacagaaaaattaaacgaacaaGAAGAACAATCTATAGCAG AACAGAATTCTAGCACGGTTATAGAGGAAGTAATTGATCAAGCGATTACTACTGAACAGACAACAGAAGATTGCATGAATcatgaagaagaagatattaaaattatcacaaaCACTCCCaagaatgaagaaatattaaaacacgAAAATAGAGATAGTGATtgtcttgaaaatatttcaacagtggaacatgattatatattacaacagAAATGTATATTATCTAATGCGAATCAACAAGAACAACTACAACAACGTCATCATCAACTTACTAATTCTGAAGAATCATTTCAGCGTGAAGATTGTACAGAATATGTAAATTTGTTGGTAAAAGCAGCAGATGCAACAAAACAAGAAAGAGATGATGAAGGAGAAAAATCTATTACAAATACAGATATTAAAGCAGAAATAGATTCTCAGAACCAAAATGAAACTAGAAGAAGCAAACGTAAATTAGTCCGACGAAACATCGAAACAAAACGAGATTCtgatgaagaaaattattttgaaaatttgaatttaacttCAAGATTGAAAAAATCCTTAGATCAatcggaaaaaattttttttctgtgcTACTTGTGTGACAAAGAGTTCTTATCAAAGAATATATTGAAAGAACATATGCATTCTCATGAAGAAGTTCGAAAAGCATTGTCTTTGAAAAAACTACCAGATACAccacaaaagaatatttacaatCTTGCAAAATCGCCTCCATCAGGTAAAAGATCGAACAAATGTCCCTATTGTggtaaacaatatatatatataatttcgttcagtaaacatttaaagaaacatgaaagagaaaaagaagagggaaaagaTGAATCAATGCCTTTAGAAATATCATTCCATGAAGATGAACACAGTTTAGATTTTGATGATTATGAAGATACACGACGATATTCAGATattgaatatcgaaaaaaggccaaacaaaaaaaagaaaacattgcTAGGGAAATAGGAAGGGAAGGAATAGAAGAAGAACAGAATCAAAATGTCTAtagaaaagaagatgaaaggaataaaattaaaagtattagtAATAGTGACTGTggaaacaataacaataacaataacaaaaataatgatcACGATGACaatgatgacgatgatgacGATGACTATGACAATGATAATCAAATGATAGAGAATCGCAGTATtcgtataaaaacatttacatGTGATAAGTGCacagagaaattttatacgaaacgTAATTTACGAAAACATACAATGTCGCATACTGCTCTTAAGTGCAGTATATGTGAAGAAGAATTCGATTCGCTAGAAAAATTAAGGAATCATCGAACAAAACACGTTATTGAAGGTGTGTTAACTGAACAAGAACTCGAAATGGATAcaaaaaattcgatcaataatgaagcaaataattatgaaacaatGGATAAAGAAAGTGAAGAAAAGAATTGCGGAATAGAAAATGAATCACTTTTgccagaaattgaaaataatacttcaaaaaaaaacgacAG AAGCATGGAGATTCATCATCATTCTGGAACCAACTATAATTGCAAGATGTGTTATCAACAATTTGCAACAAAGGATCTATTGCAGAAGCATATGGAACAACATGAACGTATAAAAACTTACAAATGTACACAATGTAATAAAACATTTGGTAATGAACTTACATTACGTAATCATCTTATAGCTACAAATCATAAAACTTTCCTTCATGGGCAAGAATATGATCCTAATAAACGTATTAAAAGAGTTGCTGCGAAAGCTgcacaaaaaattatagataaaattaaaactgaagATGGCTTAGAAGATtatgatgaagaagaaaataacgatAGGATAAATCGTGCTTATTCTACAGATAATAACCGGAATAAGCGAGAAATTTTTTCGCAAAAGagacataattataaaaaagaattggaatGTGCaagttgtaataaaaaatgtaattcaaaGCAATCATTAACAAAACATATGGAGCAACATGTGAAAGATGAACAACAACGAggtataaaattggaaaaacaaAAGCAAtcaacagaaaaaaaagaacgacaaAAGGATTGTTCTAATGAAGAGATAGATCATAGTGAAAACAGAGATGATTACGATTCAGATTTTGAAAGTGGTTTAGATTGGCCAATGGATAATCATGAATGCGCAAAATGTAAAAAACGATATAGTACGaaaaaatcgttgttacgTCACCAATTGCTACATGAAGAACCAAATTTCGAATGCGATATTTGTAACGTCAAATTCTACCGTAAAGACAAATTAAAAGCTCATTATGATAAATGTTCTGAGAAAAATCCCGATCAAgtaagaaaatgtaatatcTGTGGAGATACTTTCGAAAACAACGAAATTTTGCGAGAACATAGAGCAAAACATGTTACGGAGGGTATTCTTACAGAGGAAGATTTAAGAGATATTGAACCGCGACCTGAAGAGAAAAAACCAGGTGAAAAAATtggaaggaagagaagaacCGATATTGTAGGTTTAGAATGTACAGAATGTAACAAACAATATACATCAAGGAAAGGGCTTTTACGACATATTCAAGTTCATGAAGGAAAAAAGTACTTATGTGATATATgtccaaaaaaattttatagaagggaacatttaaaaatacatgtaGCGAaacataatatgattaaacCATATAAATGTACACGTTGTACAAAGCGTTTCATTAAAGAAGAACAATTAACAAATCATTTATCAAAGCATGAtcgaacatttaaaaaaaacaaagaaactgATAGCTCAAAAAGATTTCTTTGCGAGATTTGTTCCAAAAGTTTCACACAATCGACAACGTTAATTGCACATCTTAGAGCCCATAATGGCATAAAACCATATGTTTGCGAGGTTTGTTCACGACCATTTACAACGAACGCCtatttaaaaatgcatatGAGGACACATACTCAGGAACGACCATATATTTGTCAATATTGTTCACGAGCATTTGCTAGAGCTGATACTCTTGCTAATCATTTAACTTCACATACAGGCGAAGCTAAATATCATTGTAAATACTGTCCAAAGAATTTTCGTCGTCTTAAATCGCTCAAAGAACACGTTTTTATTCATACTGGTCAAAGACCTTATGCCTGTCCTACCTGTGACCGACGATTCAATAACAATGGAAGTCGTTACGCTCATAGTAAAAgatgtaaacaaaattttgtccAAAATCAGAATCGTACTCAAACATTAATTACACAAGTACAACCAGCTCAAAATCAACAAAGAGTGCTACAACAGACTACACTTGGACAAGGACAAATAGTAAAGgctcaaaatattaaaacaattactaTTACTAGGCAACCTGAACCAGTCACTGCTCAACAAACAGTTATGCAACATCAGGAGATATTAATGCCTTTAATTCTCCCTCTTACAGTCACTCTTACTGATGTTGGTGAAGAAGTAATTTTACCAGAAGGAACCAAAATATTTACtacatcataa